Genomic DNA from Acipenser ruthenus chromosome 4, fAciRut3.2 maternal haplotype, whole genome shotgun sequence:
CAGTGTACTGTATCACAGTTTTCTCTGTCTACAGGTTGTCAACGTTAAATACATTACTTTCAGTTTGTTATAGTTAAAAACAAAGCTTGCCAGTTTTTAAAACTTGGTGTTTTATGTTAAATATAGGCTACATCATAGTATTTAAATCTACCACAGATGTACTAAATCAGTAAATAAAAACAGTgagtatacattttttgtttcttttcgtGTTCTTTTatgcataactttaaaaaaatgatctAAAATATAAAACTACCTTTGTTGTATTGGGTTATATAATACTCTGACAATCAGAATCTATTTCAACTGAATGCAGTATAACGGATCATTTTTGATAGTTCCTTGGCCGCCCCACCCCGATTCTCACGTCAGTGGCCGTCTTGACCAATCATCTCGCTCTCCAAATACTTTGCGGCATTCAGACTATAAGAGCTCTCAAAGTTTCCAACAAGTCAGACACCTTCGTCGTTAAGGAGACAGTATTTGGATACCTCCACAGACCTTATTATATAAACGTATAGTAGCTATTACTCtagacttgttttaaaaaaataaaaaaggacacctagccctgagtgtttttttttcagtttttttatttgttttgttttaacgtTAAACTGATGTTTGAAGAAATGATGCAAGACGAATCCAGCTCCCCGGTGTCTCCAGTGGACAGCCTTAGTAACAGTGAAGAAGAACTGGACAGGCAGCAGAAAATATGTGGGAGGAAAAGGAGACCGAGCAGAAAAAATGGGGAGGATTCAGATAGCCCTACCCCTGGGAAAAGAGGAAAGAAATCCAACAGTAGCAGCCCGCAGTCTTTCGAAGAACTTCAGACCCAGCGAGTTATGGCTAACGTACGGGAACGACAGCGAACACAGTCTCTCAACGAAGCATTTTCTTCCTTACGGAAAATTATACCCACCCTGCCTTCTGATAAACTCAGCAAAATTCAGACGCTCAAACTGGCAGCCAGGTACATCGATTTCCTCTACCAAGTACTACAGAGCGATGAACTGGACTCCAAAATGGCAAGTTGTAGTTATGTGGCTCATGAGAGATTAAGCTATGCCTTTTCAGTATGGAGGATGGAGGGAGCTTGGTCCATGTCTGCATCTCACTAGCGTCTGTGAAAATAGGGCAACATGGTATGCAATcattttttaagattttttttttaaattattctatttacatttttatattactaACTTAGAGACGCGAATTTAAATATTGGCAAGTTGCAGTTATGAAGTGTAACAGAAGAACTCAACCATTGTTCTGTTTTACTTAGAAGGtgctataaatattattttttttacgttcCTACACGCTTTTTAG
This window encodes:
- the LOC117400693 gene encoding twist-related protein-like isoform X1, which produces MFEEMMQDESSSPVSPVDSLSNSEEELDRQQKICGRKRRPSRKNGEDSDSPTPGKRGKKSNSSSPQSFEELQTQRVMANVRERQRTQSLNEAFSSLRKIIPTLPSDKLSKIQTLKLAARYIDFLYQVLQSDELDSKMASCSYVAHERLSYAFSVWRMEGAWSMSASH
- the LOC117400693 gene encoding twist-related protein-like isoform X3: MFEEMMQDESSSPVSPVDSLSNSEEELDRQQKICGRKRRPSRKNGEDSDSPTPGKRGKKSNSSSPQSFEELQTQRVMANVRERQRTQSLNEAFSSLRKIIPTLPSDKLSKIQTLKLAAR
- the LOC117400693 gene encoding twist-related protein-like isoform X2, whose amino-acid sequence is MFEEMMQDESSSPVSPVDSLSNSEEELDRQQKICGRKRRPSRKNGEDSDSPTPGKRGKKSNSSSPQSFEELQTQRVMANVRERQRTQSLNEAFSSLRKIIPTLPSDKLSKIQTLKLAARYIDFLYQVLQSDELDSKMVTSGFHLPIRDWESGV